The proteins below come from a single Ptychodera flava strain L36383 chromosome 6, AS_Pfla_20210202, whole genome shotgun sequence genomic window:
- the LOC139135950 gene encoding uncharacterized protein: MAEFKPEEMDDLDQDTFDSLRKDDLIALANFLKVEVKRSMRKREIQYRIAKHLVDLGQFEESTLKDYEPESTSELRKLELELQTNLEIKKLELQMEKERQALEKEKIQMQLEMEERQREKDRQERLEMKRLELGQSGKSFPSHGFDITKHFRLVPPFQEKDVDKYFLHFEKIAQSLDWPKESWSMLLQSALVGKAREIYIQLSVEQASDYDSVKELILKGYELVPEAYRQKFRDCEKVKDQTYVEFARTKEQLFDRWCSSEKVSQNYDKLRQLVLIEEFKRCIRSDIKTFINEQKADTLEVAARLADDYSLTHKSSFLSKPSQSFSTETMQVNLTPPFHPRIFQRTVENQMTTVHRVQVTLPHHQIPSLNLLLTNSSVHFLVIIVRKTAI; encoded by the coding sequence atggcggaatttaaaccagaggaaatggatgaccttgatcaggacacatttgattccctcagaaaagacgacctcattgcactggccaatttccttaaagtagaagtcaaaagatctatgcgcaagagggaaatacagtaccgtattgccaaacatctagttgatttaggccaatttgaggaatccaccctgaaagattatgagcccgagtctacctctgaactcagaaaattagaattagaattgcagacaaatttggagatcaagaaactagaattacaaatggaaaaagagagacaggcattagaaaaagaaaaaatacaaatgcagttagaaatggaagaaagacagagagagaaagataggcaggaaagattagaaatgaaacgtttagagcttggacagtcaggaaaatccttcccttcacacggttttgacatcactaagcatttcaggttagttccccctttccaagaaaaggatgttgataaatatttccttcattttgagaaaattgctcagagtctggattggcctaaggagtcctggtctatgcttttgcagagtgctttggtgggtaaagccagagaaatttacattcagttgtcagtagagcaggcttcagattatgattctgtgaaggaattaattctcaagggctatgaattggtgcctgaagcttaccgtcagaaatttagggattgtgagaaggtaaaagatcaaacttatgttgaatttgctcgaacaaaagaacaactgtttgatcgttggtgttcttctgaaaaggtcagtcagaattatgacaaattacgacaacttgttttgattgaggaatttaaaaggtgcatccggagtgacatcaagacgtttatcaatgaacaaaaggcagatacattggaggttgctgcacgtttggccgatgattattcgttgacccacaaatcttcatttctcagcaaaccatcccagtccttttctacagaaacaatgcaggtaaatttaactcctccttttcatccaagaatttttcaaaggacagtagaaaatcaaatgacaacagttcacagagttcaagtaacacttccacatcatcaaatcccaagtctcaatctccttctgacaaacagttcggtacactttcttgtaattattgtaagaaagacggccatttaa